The Magnolia sinica isolate HGM2019 chromosome 10, MsV1, whole genome shotgun sequence genome includes a window with the following:
- the LOC131217390 gene encoding probable disease resistance protein At4g27220, with translation MWPPTLVSQQPEKVLKCFFYISLFYQNGCSIDGDSLIEEYWRSEGFFDGSFNEEENKEAALKILGNILLKELTKRCMVLLSLVSSNPNYLLSYLKRWGNYYWRDLPKAQSMEREFMVWLQEQFTMEGSSGGQYHVDMNSWLMEVIGSQTFLVKYSLDSEESCQWISLSNNQVETLPIRSPNRPLLSTLLLKNNDHLQEIPDGFFQNMTKLRVLDISLTSITSLPSSMSCLCELRLLKLQSCCKLEALPSFLKDMQKLEILDLHQTPLTKMVEVSFHNMQSLRCLNISGACNLSRLSLKGCRSLVRLVSLDKLSKLEALDLSSTKMEELPHEIFNLTSLRCLDLLGMEHLKTVDWRKIYQLPENLNWDRCGLNLLHEQLQDSSSRHISVGDASVFESLDESSKLWKSCFQKFHFLVCPCEGGHKDRDRDFKRNRFFYQRIYTRFEQSLSYERQLEVCGGKNSLDGVRGVLSVTEFFHLYGNAFIKALSNLGMEMDNLKECWIEKCHQLEILFVGRMADIDAAVCLENLRVSDLAKLRTILENVFEEDRLAGQNAFPQLVDLCLWKLRKLKSICGGHLPMLKKLKIRGCPLLEKLPLHNTNASAAEVKIEGFSYVP, from the exons ATGTGGCCACCAACATTGGTTTCTCAACAACCAGAGAAAGTCTTGAAATGCTTCTTTTACATCTCCTTGTTCTATCAAAATGGATGCTCCATTGATGGAGATTCCTTGATAGAAGAGTATTGGAGGTCGGAGGGCTTTTTCGATGGATCCTTCAATGAGGAGGAGAATAAAGAAGCGGCTTTAAAGATACTGGGGAATATACTACTCAAAGAGCTCACAAAGAGATGCATGGTGCTATTGTCCCTGGTGTCATCAAACCCAAATTACCTACTCTCCTATCTAAAGAGGTGGGGAAATTATTATTGGAGAGACTTACCAAAAGCTCAATCTATGGAAAGGGAATTTATGGTTTGGCTACAAGAGCAATTTACAATGGAGGGATCTTCAGGAGGACAATATCATGTGGATATGAATTCCTGGCTAATGGAAGTGATTGGTTCTCAGACGTTCCTAGTGAAGTACAGCTTAGATAGCGAAGAATCATGCCAATGGATCTCAttatccaataatcaggtagaaACACTCCCAATCCGCTCTCCAAATCGCCCTCTTCTCTCAACATTGTTGCTAAAAAACAATGATCATTTGCAAGAAATCCCGGATGGTTTTTTCCAGAACATGACCAAACTCCGAGTCCTCGACATTTCTTTGACAAGCATCACTTCCCTGCCCTCGTCCATGTCCTGCCTATGTGAATTACGGTTGTTGAAGCTTCAAAGCTGCTGCAAGCTAGAGGCTCTTCCTTCATTCTTAAAGGATATGCAGAAGCTCGAGATCCTCGATCTCCATCAAACTCCCTTGACGAAGATGGTGGAGGTATCCTTCCACAACATGCAAAGCCTCCGATGTCTCAACATCTCAGGTGCCTGCAACCTCAGCCGGCTCTCGCTCAAGGGTTGTCGATCTCTAGTGAGACTGGTCAGCCTAGATAAACTTTCAAAACTTGAGGCACTTGATCTTTCaagcacgaaaatggaagagctTCCACACGAAATTTTCAATCTGACTAGCTTGCGGTGCCTGGACCTGTTGGGAATGGAGCATCTCAAGACGGTTGACTGGAGAAAGATATATCAGCTTCCAGAAAActtgaattgggatcgatgtggcttgaACTTGCTGCATGAGCAGCTCCAAGACAGCAGCAGTCGTCACATCTCTGTCGGTGATGCAAGTGTTTTTGAGTCTTTGGACGAAAGCTCGAAACTGTGGAAATCCTGCTTTCAAAAATTCCATTTCTTGGTCTGTCCCTGTGAGGGAGGGCACAAGGATAGAGATCGTGATTTTAAAAGAAACCGATTTTTCTACCAGCGTATTTATACTCGATTTGAGCAgtctttgagttatgaaagacaACTGGAGGTTTGCGGTGGTAAGAATTCCCTAGACGGTGTTAGAGGGGTTCTCTCAGTGACAGAATTCTTTCATTTGTATGGCAATGCGTTCATTAAGGCACTGTCCAATCTTGGCATGGAGATGGACAACCTTAAAGAATGTTGGATTGAGAAATGCCATCAACTGGAGATTCTGTTCGTTGGAAGAATGGCAGACATTGATGCAGCAGTTTGTTTAGAAAATCTAAGGGTGTCAGATCTTGCCAAATTAAGAACAAT ACTGGAGAACGTCTTTGAAGAAGACCGCCTGGCAGGGCAAAATGCATTTCCACAACTAGTTGATTTATGTCTTTGGAAGCTACGCAAACTGAAAAGCATTTGTGGTGGGCACTTGCCGATGCTGAAGAAGTTGAAGATTCGAGGATGCCCGCTGCTGGAGAAGCTTCCTCTCCATAACACAAATGCTTCTGCAGCAGAAGTCAAGATTGAAG GTTTCAGTTATGTTCCCTAA
- the LOC131217392 gene encoding probable disease resistance protein At1g61300, with protein sequence MVDDGQLRRRGEIVNAGHKRRQIPESDRAEETAASRDADDRRLRQGGEVVSACSRRMRQQIWDCLRDDNISVFSVWGWQGVGKSRIVRQVVAAVMDESRESSRLFDVIIRVRAPGVESLAENMQARLKGEYDRLQKEGIAESSVKRSILKAMDKKGRRNRLMEVQMGMKEALDITKSINFYAAAKQISAKLSGQRFLLVLEDVWESINLEEMGVPVMAPAFTIDSKVVITTQSQEVCNEMKAQVNIRVGEWSEEDAWDFLQEEAADVSASIGFSITRDMVFKCFSYISLLCRNRCSIDADSLIEEYWRSVGFLDGFFNEEENKEAAFKRMGNVLLKELAERCMVLLSLVPSNPNYLSSFLDRWEIYFWRDLSKVQSMEGEFMDWLQKQLTMEVSSGGQYHVDMNSQVMEVIGSQTFLMKYSLDREESCQWISLSNNQVETLPFRSPNCPLLSTLLLKNNDHLQEIADGFFQNMTKLQVLDISFTSIASLPSSMSSLCELRLLKLRSCCKLETLPAFLRDMQKLEILNLHQTPLTKMVEVSFHNMQSL encoded by the exons ATGGTAGATGATGGACAGcttagaagaagaggagagattGTGAACGCAGGACATAAGAGGAGGCAAATACCAG AAAGTGATCGTGCGGAGGAGACGGCAGCTTCCAGGGATGCTGATGATCGACGGCTCAGACAAGGAGGAGAGGTTGTGAGTGCTTGCTCACGACGCATGAGGCAACAGATATGGGACTGTTTGCGAGATGACAATATTTCAGTGTTCTCAGTTTGGGGATGGCAGGGTGTGGGGAAGTCACGGATCGTGAGACAGGTGGTTGCAGCGGTGATGGATGAATCCAGAGAATCTAGCCGTCTGTTTGATGTGATCATACGAGTAAGAGCACCGGGGGTCGAGAGTCTTGCTGAGAATATGCAGGCAAGACTCAAAGGAGAATATGACCGTTTGCAAAAAGAGGGCATTGCGGAATCGTCTGTGAAGAGAAGCATTTTAAAGGCGATGGATAAAAAGGGGAGAAGGAATCGTTTAATGGAGGTACAGATGGGAATGAAGGAGGCATTGGATATCACAAAGTCCATCAACTTCTACGCTGCTGCTAAACAAATCTCGGCTAAGCTAAGCGGCCAGAGGTTCCTCCTCGTCTTAGAAGATGTTTGGGAAAGCATCAACTTGGAAGAGATGGGAGTTCCAGTCATGGCCCCTGCTTTCACCATCGACAGCAAAGTGGTGATCACAACTCAATCCCAAGAAGTCTGTAACGAAATGAAAGCCCAagtaaacatcagggtgggggaGTGGTCTGAAGAAGACGCCTGGGATTTTTTACAGGAAGAGGCAGCGGATGTTTCTGCCAGCATTGGTTTCTCAATAACCAGAGACATGGTCTTCAAATGCTTCTCTTACATCTCCTTGCTCTGTCGAAACCGATGCTCCATCGATGCAGATTCCTTGATAGAAGAGTATTGGAGGTCGGTGGGCTTTTTAGATGGATTCTTCAATGAGGAAGAGAATAAAGAAGCGGCTTTCAAGAGAATGGGGAATGTACTGCTCAAAGAGCTTGCGGAGAGGTGCATGGTGCTATTGTCCCTGGTGCCATCAAACCCAAATTACCTAAGCTCCTTTCTAGATAGGTGGGAAATTTATTTTTGGAGAGACTTATCAAAAGTTCAATCTATGGAAGGGGAATTTATGGATTGGCTACAAAAGCAATTGACAATGGAGGTATCTTCGGGAGGACAATATCATGTGGATATGAATTCTCAGGTGATGGAAGTGATTGGTTCTCAGACTTTCCTAATGAAGTACAGCTTAGATAGGGAAGAATCATGCCAATGGATCTCAttatccaataatcaggtagaaACACTCCCATTCCGCTCTCCAAATTGCCCTCTTCTCTCAACATTGTTGCTAAAAAACAATGATCATTTGCAAGAAATCGCAGATGGTTTTTTCCAGAACATGACCAAACTCCAAGTCCTCGACATTTCTTTCACAAGCATCGCTTCCCTGCCCTCATCCATGTCCTCCCTGTGTGAATTACGGTTGTTGAAGCTTCGAAGTTGCTGCAAGCTAGAGACTCTTCCTGCATTCCTAAGGGATATGCAGAAGCTTGAGATCCTTAATCTCCATCAAACTCCCTTGACGAAGATGGTGGAGGTATCCTTCCACAACATGCAAAGCCTCTGA
- the LOC131217391 gene encoding disease resistance protein At4g27190-like, translating to MTAFRDDDRWFKGGGEVVSALSQHMRQRIWDCLRDDKISVFSVWGWQGVGKSRMVRQVVAAMEESGESSRLFDVIIPVRAPGIESLGEKMPDRIIKGGLKQLTYWYENAVERLAAKGRRNRLMEMQMGIQKALEIPESKQISATAAKSINDKLSGQRFLLIFEDVWESFDLKEIGVPVTSGSKVVITTQSEEVCSEMGAQLKIKVEEPSEEDAWDFLQEETADVASSIGFSNRDMVFKCFSYVSFLCQNGSSIDRDSLIEEYWRSEGFLDGFFNEEENKEVAFKRLGNVLLKEFAKRCMVLLSLTSSNPNYLSLFQEETKKLKFYIWDNHPREAEFMNWLQEQFTMEESSGGQYHVDMNSHVRQVIGSRTFLVKNNLDAEEACQWISLSHNQVQTFQFSSPNCPLLSTLLLNDNDRLQEIPDSFFKNMTRLRVLDLSSTSITSLPSSISCLCELRLLKLQSCHKLEGLPTFLKYMRKLEILDLHQTALTKMLEASFNNMQSLRRLDISGACNLSRLSLQGCRSLMTLASLDKLSKLEALDLSGTKLEVLPHQIFNLTSMQFLDLLGMEHLKTVDWTKIDRLPEKLNWDRCGLGLVHEQLQDRCRRHISVSDASVFSSLDRSSKLWKSCFLEFHFLVCPCKGGRKDRYGRFKRNQFLYQHIYTQSEQSLSYERGLEVCGGNNSLDGVRGVLSMAKFFHLYGNAFIKALPNLGMEMDNLKECWIEKCHQLELLFVGRMADVDAAVCLENLRVSNLAKLITVSRGKLGRGSFACLKHIYLDCCPKLINFFSSSIRLQNLKLLEIKFCCRLEKVFEEDSQVGQNAFPRLVDIYLWELRKLKSICSGHLPMLKRLKIRGCPLLEKLPLNNTNASATQVEIQGELKWWENIKWEGSIKPSYIHFKECCLSSK from the coding sequence ATGACAGCTTTTAGGGATGATGATCGATGGTTCAAAGGAGGAGGAGAGGTTGTGAGCGCTTTGTCACAACACATGAGGCAACGGATATGGGATTGCTTGAGAGATGACAAGATTTCAGTGTTCTCAGTATGGGGATGGCAGGGAGTGGGGAAGTCACGGATGGTGAGACAGGTGGTCGCCGCAATGGAGGAATCCGGAGAATCTAGCCGTCTGTTCGATGTGATCATACCAGTAAGAGCGCCAGGGATCGAGAGTCTTGGAGAGAAGATGCCGGATAGAATCATCAAAGGAGGATTGAAGCAGCTCACTTATTGGTATGAAAATGCTGTCGAACGGTTGGCTGCAAAGGGGAGAAGGAATCGGTTGATGGAGATGCAGATGGGAATCCAGAAGGCATTGGAGATTCCAGAGTCCAAACAAATCTCCGCAACTGCTGCTAAGAGTATCAATGATAAGTTAAGCGGCCAAAGGTTCCTCCTCAtctttgaagatgtttgggaaagCTTTGACTTGAAAGAGATTGGAGTTCCGGTTACAAGTGGCAGCAAAGTCGTCATCACCACTCAATCCGAGGAAGTCTGTTCTGAAATGGGAGCTCAATTAAAGATCAAGGTGGAGGAGCCGTCTGAAGAAGATGCCTGGGATTTTTTACAGGAAGAGACGGCTGATGTGGCTTCCAGCATTGGTTTTTCAAACAGAGACATGGTCTTTAAATGCTTTTCTTACGTTTCCTTTTTGTGTCAGAACGGAAGCTCCATCGACCGAGATTCCTTGATAGAAGAGTATTGGAGGTCGGAGGGCTTTTTAGATGGATTCTTCAATGAGGAGGAGAATAAAGAAGTGGCTTTCAAGAGACTGGGGAATGTATTGCTCAAAGAGTTCGCCAAGAGATGCATGGTTCTATTGTCCCTGACGTCATCAAACCCAAattacctctctctctttcaagaGGAGactaaaaaactaaaattttatATATGGGACAATCATCCTCGGGAAGCAGAATTTATGAACTGGCTACAAGAGCAATTTACAATGGAGGAATCTTCAGGAGGACAATATCATGTGGATATGAATTCTCATGTGAGGCAAGTTATTGGTTCTCGAACGTTCCTAGTGAAAAACAACTTGGACGCAGAAGAAGCATGCCAATGGATCTCATTATCTCACAATCAGGTACAAACATTCCAATTCAGCTCTCCAAACTGCCCTCTGCTCTCGACGTTATTGCTTAATGATAATGATCGCTTGCAAGAAATCCCAGACAGTTTTTTCAAGAACATGACCAGACTCCGAGTCCTCGACCTTTCTTCTACAAGCATCACTTCCCTGCCATCCTCCATATCCTGCCTTTGTGAATTACGGTTGTTGAAGCTCCAAAGCTGCCACAAGCTAGAGGGTCTTCCTACGTTCTTAAAGTATATGCGGAAGCTTGAGATCCTTGATCTCCATCAAACTGCCCTGACAAAGATGCTGGAGGCATCCTTCAATAACATGCAAAGCCTCCGACGCCTCGACATCTCAGGTGCCTGCAACCTCAGTCGGCTCTCGCTCCAGGGTTGCCGCTCTCTAATGACACTGGCCAGCCTAGATAAACTTTCAAAACTTGAGGCACTTGATCTTTCAGGCACGAAATTGGAAGTTCTTCCGCACCAAATTTTCAATCTGACTAGCATGCAGTTCCTAGACCTGTTGGGAATGGAGCATCTCAAGACGGTTGACTGGACAAAGATAGATCGGCTTCCAGAAAAattgaattgggatcgatgtggcttggGCTTGGTCCATGAACAACTCCAAGACAGATGCAGACGTCATATCTCGGTCAGTGATGCTAGTGTTTTTTCGTCTTTGGACCGTAGCTCGAAACTGTGGAAATCCTGCTTTCTAGAATTCCACTTCTTGGTATGTCCCTGCAAGGGAGGGCGCAAGGATAGATATGGTCGTTTTAAAAGAAACCAATTTCTCTACCAGCATATTTATACTCAATCTGAACAgtctttgagttatgaaagaggACTGGAGGTTTGTGGTGGTAATAATTCCCTAGATGGTGTTAGAGGGGTTCTCTCTATGGCAAAATTCTTTCATTTGTATGGCAATGCGTTCATTAAGGCACTGCCCAATCTTGGCATGGAGATGGACAACCTTAAAGAATGCTGGATTGAGAAATGCCATCAATTGGAGCTTCTATTCGTTGGAAGAATGGCAGACGTTGATGCAGCAGTTTGCTTAGAAAATCTAAGGGTGTCCAATCTTGCCAAATTAATAACAGTGAGCCGGGGGAAGTTGGGAAGAGGGAGCTTCGCATGCCTAAAGCATATATATTTGGATTGTTGTCCGAAGCTAATCAATTTCTTCTCTTCGAGCATTCGGTTACAGAATCTCAAATTACTTGAAATAAAATTCTGTTGTAGACTGGAGAAGGTTTTTGAAGAAGACAGCCAGGTGGGGCAAAATGCATTTCCACGGCTAGTTGATATATATCTTTGGGAGCTACGGAAACTGAAAAGCATTTGCAGTGGGCACTTGCCGATGCTGAAGAGGTTGAAGATTCGAGGATGCCCACTGTTGGAGAAGCTTCCTCTCAATAACACAAATGCTTCTGCAACACAAGTTGAGATCCAAGGTGAGCTAAAATGGTGGGAAAACATAAAATGGGAGGGCAGTATCAAGCCAAGCTACATCCATTTCAAAGAATGTTGTCTATCAAGTAAGTGA